TTTGCCTAGCGACGGCGCTTCCTCTTGAATACCGCCAGAGTCGGTCAAAATTAAGTGACACTGTGCCATAAGGTTATGCATATCATCGACGTCCAGCGGCTCAATGAGGTGGATTCGGTCGTGTTTGCCCAGAATTTCATGTGCCAAATTTAACACGGCGGGATTTTTGTGTACGGGGTAAATCACGCGCACATCTCGGTATGTATTTACAATATTCAGCACAGCTTCAAAAATATTGCGCATGGGTTGGCCTAAATTTTCGCGGCGGTGGGCTGTCATTAAAATCACACGCCCCGATTGTAAATCCAATTTTTGCAGGGCAGGGGATTTGAACGCATAATCGCCTCGCACAATGGACAACAATGCGTCGATGACCGTATTGCCGGTCAGGTAGACATTCTCTGTAATGCTCTCAGCGGCAAGGTTAGCTACATTGGTGGATGTCGGCGCAAAGTGGTAGGTTGCCAATTTGCCTGTCATGGTGCGATTGACTTCCTCGGGAAAAGGGGAATATCTGTCAAATGTTCGCAAGCCGGCCTCAATGTGCCCCACAGGAATTTGTTGATAAAATGCCGCCAGTGCTGCGACAAAACTGGTCGTTGTGTCGCCATGCACGAGAACAATGTCAGGCTGGCATTCTTGCAAAATGGGTTCAAGTCCTGTCAGCACAGCGGCAGTGATGCTTGTCAATGTTTGACCGGGTTTCATGACGTTGAGGTCGTAGTTGGCCTTGACGTCAAAAATGTTCATGACTTGGTCGAGCATTTCACGGTGCTGTGCCGTAATGCAAACAATGCTTTGCAAGCCGGGTGTTTGCTCGATTTTTTTGACCAGCGGCAGCATTTTGACGGCCTCGGGTCGTGTGCCGAATACACTTAGCACTTTTTTCATGACTTTTCCTCGATTTCCTTGGCCGCTATTGCTACAAACTCGGCGACGGGCATCGCGCCTTTGTCGCCGTCACGTGCACGCACGCTGACGGTGTTTTCCTCTTGTTCTTTGTCGCCTACAATGAGCATATAGGGGATTTTTTCGAGCTGTGCTTCGCGGATTTTGTAGCCGATTTTTTCGTTGCGTTCGTCAATCTCAACGCGCAATCCGCTGGCGCGCAAATCGTTGGCGACTCGGCGACAGTGGTCTTGGTGACGGTCTGTCAGGGGTAACAGTTTGACCTGTACTGGTGCAGTCCACAACGGCAATGCGCCTGCGTATTTCTCTAATAGCATCGCCAATGTGCGTTCGTAACAACCCAGCGATGAACGGTGGATAACGTAGGGATGTTTCTTTTGTCCATCGGCGTCCACATAATCCATGCCAAATCGCTCGGCTAACTGGAAGTCGAGCTGAATGGTCAACAAGGTATCCTCTTTACCGTGTACATTTTTGAACTGCACGTCCAGCTTGGGACCATAAAACGCCGCTTCGCCGTCAGCTTCGACATAATCAAGTTGCATTTTGTCTAAGGTAGCTTTCAAAATAGCTTGTGCATTTTCCCAATCCTCGGCGGTGCCCAAGTATTTTTCTTTGTTGTTCGGGTCCCATTTTGAGAAGCGATAGGTTAAATCATCGCGAATGCCCAGCGCGTCCATGATGTGTTCGAGCAGTTCCATACAGCCAACAAATTCGCTTTCCACTTGCTCGGGCGTGCATATAATATGCCCGTCTGCCAACGTGAACTGCCGTACGCGAATTAGACCGTGCATTTCGCCGGAGCCTTCATTACGGAACAGCGTGGCCGTTTCGTTCAGACGAATGGGCAAATCGCGGTAGGAACGCATTTTATTAAGATAAACTTGGAATTGGAACGGACAGGTCATGGGACGCAGGGCAAACACATCATTGTTTTCTTCGGCGTCGGCATCGCCGATAACAAACATACCATCGCGGTAATGTTGCCAGTGTGACGAAATTTTATAGGTGTCTCGCTTTGCCATCATAGGGGTTTTAGTTAGTAAATAGCCGCGTTTTTCCTCCTCGTCTTCGACAAAACGCTGTAAAAGTTGCAAAACCTTTGCACCCTTTGGTAGTAGAATAGGCAAGCCTTGTCCGATATAGTCAACCGTTGTAAAGTAGCCTAGTTCACGCCCGATTTTGTTATGGTCACGCTTTTTCGCCTCTTCCAGCGCGTGCAAATGTGCCGCCAACTCATCTTTGGTCGCAAATGCCGTGCCGTAAATGCGCTGTAACATCTTATTATCGCTATTACCACGCCAATATGCGCCGGTAACATTGAGAAGTTTGAATGCTTTAATCCGCCCGGCGTGGTCAATGTGCGGCCCGGCGCAGAGGTCAACAAAATCGCCGGTCTTGTAGAAAGAAATTTCGGCGTCGTCGGG
This window of the Oscillospiraceae bacterium genome carries:
- the thrS gene encoding threonine--tRNA ligase, producing MSQAPTFDLQTLRHSVSHVMAAAVTRLYPNAKLAIGPAIDNGFYYDFDLDTHIKQEDLKAIEAEMKKIIKERHAFTAYTLPRAEALEAMADQPYKVELIHELPDDAEISFYKTGDFVDLCAGPHIDHAGRIKAFKLLNVTGAYWRGNSDNKMLQRIYGTAFATKDELAAHLHALEEAKKRDHNKIGRELGYFTTVDYIGQGLPILLPKGAKVLQLLQRFVEDEEEKRGYLLTKTPMMAKRDTYKISSHWQHYRDGMFVIGDADAEENNDVFALRPMTCPFQFQVYLNKMRSYRDLPIRLNETATLFRNEGSGEMHGLIRVRQFTLADGHIICTPEQVESEFVGCMELLEHIMDALGIRDDLTYRFSKWDPNNKEKYLGTAEDWENAQAILKATLDKMQLDYVEADGEAAFYGPKLDVQFKNVHGKEDTLLTIQLDFQLAERFGMDYVDADGQKKHPYVIHRSSLGCYERTLAMLLEKYAGALPLWTAPVQVKLLPLTDRHQDHCRRVANDLRASGLRVEIDERNEKIGYKIREAQLEKIPYMLIVGDKEQEENTVSVRARDGDKGAMPVAEFVAIAAKEIEEKS
- the wecB gene encoding UDP-N-acetylglucosamine 2-epimerase (non-hydrolyzing), with translation MKKVLSVFGTRPEAVKMLPLVKKIEQTPGLQSIVCITAQHREMLDQVMNIFDVKANYDLNVMKPGQTLTSITAAVLTGLEPILQECQPDIVLVHGDTTTSFVAALAAFYQQIPVGHIEAGLRTFDRYSPFPEEVNRTMTGKLATYHFAPTSTNVANLAAESITENVYLTGNTVIDALLSIVRGDYAFKSPALQKLDLQSGRVILMTAHRRENLGQPMRNIFEAVLNIVNTYRDVRVIYPVHKNPAVLNLAHEILGKHDRIHLIEPLDVDDMHNLMAQCHLILTDSGGIQEEAPSLGKPVLVLRTETERPEAVEAGTVKVVGVEKDIIIAEASKLLNDENAHSAMAKAVNPYGDGKACERIVEVLATQL